The following are encoded in a window of Arvicanthis niloticus isolate mArvNil1 chromosome 1, mArvNil1.pat.X, whole genome shotgun sequence genomic DNA:
- the Prr14 gene encoding proline-rich protein 14 isoform X6, with protein sequence MISRTAPGPEESPSQKTDQVPQPALVVVLEDIASARQPAEGFAEDQPNLIVPAQSTFRSLNAQEKHWHRRDLDLEAPSTLTLSLHSRAEPMTKVGQPMPTPSDLEPPCQLSTLPADPPESPVPADPALETPLTPTSSSLLRPRLSPWGLAPLFRSVRSKLESFADIFLTPNKAPQPPPPSPPMKLELKIAISEAEQSKAIEKITSVSPRPPIRHWRTQFNSPAPVPKLSLGRSYSCPDLGPPDTGSWPPAPSQPSQSRPRRHTVGCGEMARTPPPPRPCLRKEVFPLGGVGVSPSLTTSCSTNASTSFFCEPAEPRLGSVKGKELRASQDKVFSDTETKTMGKVSRFRIRRTPVRLQPNLTPMGLPRPIRLNKKEFTLEEIYTNKNYQSPTARRTFETIFEEPRERNGTLIFTSSRKLRRAVEFRDSSLPRSRRPSRGVRTAASRTLTPNLAPTQDVGCLLQERLKELDALLMEEEIDREQHPCHL encoded by the exons ATGATATCAAGGACAGCTCCTGGCCCAGAGGAGAGCCCTTCTCAAAAGACAGACCAGGTCCCCCAGCCCGCCCTGGTGGTGGTACTGGAAGACATTGCCAGTGCCAGACAACCAGCTGAG GGTTTTGCTGAAGATCAGCCCAACCTCATTGTCCCAGCACAAAG CACCTTCAGAAGCCTTAATGCCCAGGAGAAGCACTGGCATAGAAGGGACCTGGACTTGGAAGCACCCTCAACTCTTACTTTGTCCCTTCACTCCAGAGCTGAGCCTATGACAAAAGTTGGTCAGCCAATGCCTACACCCAGTGACCTAGAACCCCCATGCCAACTGTCCACTCTACCTGCAGATCCTCCAGAGAGCCCAGTACCAG CAGATCCTGCTCTGGAGACCCCACTGACCCCAACATCGTCCAGCCTTTTACGCCCCCGTCTCAGTCCCTGGGGCTTGGCCCCTCTCTTCCGTTCCGTCCGATCAAAGCTTGAGAGCTTTGCTGATATCTTCCTCACACCTAACAAGGCACCACAGCCTCCACCCCCTTCACCTCCCATGAAATTGGAGTTGAAGATTGCCATCTCGGAGGCTGAGCAGTCCAAAGCTATTGAGAAAATTACATCTGTCAGCCCCCGGCCTCCTATCCGCCACTGGCGGActcagttcaattccccagcACCTGTCCCTAAGTTATCTCTGGGACGAAGCTACTCCTGCCCTGATCTAGGGCCCCCTGACACAGGTAGCTGGCCTCCTGCTCCATCCCAGCCAAGCCAGTCCAGGCCCCGGAGACATACTGTGGGTTGTGGGGAGATGGCCAGGACCCCACCACCACCTCGGCCCTGTCTCCGGAAAGAGGTCTTCCCTCTTGGAGGAGTCGGAGTCTCGCCTTCTCTCACTACATCTTGCTCAACCAATGCCTCTACTTCCTTCTTCTGTGAGCCAGCAGAACCCAG ATTGGGTTCTGTGAAGGGGAAGGAGTTAAGAGCCTCACAAGACAAGGTGTTTTCTGATACCGAGACCAAG ACCATGGGGAAGGTTTCTAGATTCAGAATACGGAGGACACCTGTCCGTCTCCAACCGAACCTTACACCAATGGGGCTGCCTCGACCAATCAG GTTGAATAAAAAGGAGTTCACTTTggaagaaatttataccaataaGAATTACCAATCACCCACAGCCAGAAG GACCTTTGAGACCATCTTTGAGGAACCACGGGAGCGCAATGGAACTCTGATTTTTACCAGCTCTAGGAAGCTCCGAAGGGCAGTAGAATTTCGGGACAGTAGCCTTCCTCGATCCCGGCGACCATCACGAGGGGTCCGAACTGCAGCAAGCAGAACCCTTACTCCCAACCTAGCACCCACCCAGGATGTGGGATGCCTACTGCAAGAACGGCTTAAAGAGCTAGATGCCTTGCTTATGGAGGAGGAAATAGACAGGGAACAACACCCTTGTCACCTCTAG
- the Prr14 gene encoding proline-rich protein 14 isoform X5, producing the protein MATNRAPLTYKEDISSPRNHNHHQDSVCTESPALPPQELKWSLQARPPDPLHLCREPLSRIRQSSPTLRMISRTAPGPEESPSQKTDQVPQPALVVVLEDIASARQPAEGFAEDQPNLIVPAQSTFRSLNAQEKHWHRRDLDLEAPSTLTLSLHSRAEPMTKVGQPMPTPSDLEPPCQLSTLPADPPESPVPADPALETPLTPTSSSLLRPRLSPWGLAPLFRSVRSKLESFADIFLTPNKAPQPPPPSPPMKLELKIAISEAEQSKAIEKITSVSPRPPIRHWRTQFNSPAPVPKLSLGRSYSCPDLGPPDTGSWPPAPSQPSQSRPRRHTVGCGEMARTPPPPRPCLRKEVFPLGGVGVSPSLTTSCSTNASTSFFCEPAEPRLGSVKGKELRASQDKVFSDTETKTMGKVSRFRIRRTPVRLQPNLTPMGLPRPIRLNKKEFTLEEIYTNKNYQSPTARRTFETIFEEPRERNGTLIFTSSRKLRRAVEFRDSSLPRSRRPSRGVRTAASRTLTPNLAPTQDVGCLLQERLKELDALLMEEEIDREQHPCHL; encoded by the exons ATGGCTACAAACAGG GCCCCCCTGACATACAAAGAGGACATTTCCAGCCCACGGAACCACAACCATCACCAGGATTCTGTCTGCACAGAGTCACCTGCTTTACCACCCCAAGAGCTCAAGTGGTCCTTGCAAGCCAG GCCTCCTGACCCACTGCATTTGTGCAGAGAACCCTTGAGTCGTATCCGCCAGTCCTCACCCACCTTGAGAATGATATCAAGGACAGCTCCTGGCCCAGAGGAGAGCCCTTCTCAAAAGACAGACCAGGTCCCCCAGCCCGCCCTGGTGGTGGTACTGGAAGACATTGCCAGTGCCAGACAACCAGCTGAG GGTTTTGCTGAAGATCAGCCCAACCTCATTGTCCCAGCACAAAG CACCTTCAGAAGCCTTAATGCCCAGGAGAAGCACTGGCATAGAAGGGACCTGGACTTGGAAGCACCCTCAACTCTTACTTTGTCCCTTCACTCCAGAGCTGAGCCTATGACAAAAGTTGGTCAGCCAATGCCTACACCCAGTGACCTAGAACCCCCATGCCAACTGTCCACTCTACCTGCAGATCCTCCAGAGAGCCCAGTACCAG CAGATCCTGCTCTGGAGACCCCACTGACCCCAACATCGTCCAGCCTTTTACGCCCCCGTCTCAGTCCCTGGGGCTTGGCCCCTCTCTTCCGTTCCGTCCGATCAAAGCTTGAGAGCTTTGCTGATATCTTCCTCACACCTAACAAGGCACCACAGCCTCCACCCCCTTCACCTCCCATGAAATTGGAGTTGAAGATTGCCATCTCGGAGGCTGAGCAGTCCAAAGCTATTGAGAAAATTACATCTGTCAGCCCCCGGCCTCCTATCCGCCACTGGCGGActcagttcaattccccagcACCTGTCCCTAAGTTATCTCTGGGACGAAGCTACTCCTGCCCTGATCTAGGGCCCCCTGACACAGGTAGCTGGCCTCCTGCTCCATCCCAGCCAAGCCAGTCCAGGCCCCGGAGACATACTGTGGGTTGTGGGGAGATGGCCAGGACCCCACCACCACCTCGGCCCTGTCTCCGGAAAGAGGTCTTCCCTCTTGGAGGAGTCGGAGTCTCGCCTTCTCTCACTACATCTTGCTCAACCAATGCCTCTACTTCCTTCTTCTGTGAGCCAGCAGAACCCAG ATTGGGTTCTGTGAAGGGGAAGGAGTTAAGAGCCTCACAAGACAAGGTGTTTTCTGATACCGAGACCAAG ACCATGGGGAAGGTTTCTAGATTCAGAATACGGAGGACACCTGTCCGTCTCCAACCGAACCTTACACCAATGGGGCTGCCTCGACCAATCAG GTTGAATAAAAAGGAGTTCACTTTggaagaaatttataccaataaGAATTACCAATCACCCACAGCCAGAAG GACCTTTGAGACCATCTTTGAGGAACCACGGGAGCGCAATGGAACTCTGATTTTTACCAGCTCTAGGAAGCTCCGAAGGGCAGTAGAATTTCGGGACAGTAGCCTTCCTCGATCCCGGCGACCATCACGAGGGGTCCGAACTGCAGCAAGCAGAACCCTTACTCCCAACCTAGCACCCACCCAGGATGTGGGATGCCTACTGCAAGAACGGCTTAAAGAGCTAGATGCCTTGCTTATGGAGGAGGAAATAGACAGGGAACAACACCCTTGTCACCTCTAG
- the Prr14 gene encoding proline-rich protein 14 isoform X1 produces MDLPGNSSPSPQPSLCRQPLARALWETRSPKRPRLQPLGTPSSLEKASRRVLAVVLEDVMATNRAPLTYKEDISSPRNHNHHQDSVCTESPALPPQELKWSLQARPPDPLHLCREPLSRIRQSSPTLRMISRTAPGPEESPSQKTDQVPQPALVVVLEDIASARQPAEGFAEDQPNLIVPAQSTFRSLNAQEKHWHRRDLDLEAPSTLTLSLHSRAEPMTKVGQPMPTPSDLEPPCQLSTLPADPPESPVPADPALETPLTPTSSSLLRPRLSPWGLAPLFRSVRSKLESFADIFLTPNKAPQPPPPSPPMKLELKIAISEAEQSKAIEKITSVSPRPPIRHWRTQFNSPAPVPKLSLGRSYSCPDLGPPDTGSWPPAPSQPSQSRPRRHTVGCGEMARTPPPPRPCLRKEVFPLGGVGVSPSLTTSCSTNASTSFFCEPAEPRLGSVKGKELRASQDKVFSDTETKTMGKVSRFRIRRTPVRLQPNLTPMGLPRPIRLNKKEFTLEEIYTNKNYQSPTARRTFETIFEEPRERNGTLIFTSSRKLRRAVEFRDSSLPRSRRPSRGVRTAASRTLTPNLAPTQDVGCLLQERLKELDALLMEEEIDREQHPCHL; encoded by the exons ATGGACTTGCCTGGGAACTCCAG CCCTTCTCCACAGCCAAGCCTGTGCCGTCAGCCTCTAGCTCGAGCATTATGGGAAACCAGGAGCCCGAAAAGACCGAGGCTGCAGCCTTTGGGGACCCCTTCATCCCTGGAAAAGGCCTCTCGGAGGGTCCTGGCCGTGGTGCTGGAAGATGTCATGGCTACAAACAGG GCCCCCCTGACATACAAAGAGGACATTTCCAGCCCACGGAACCACAACCATCACCAGGATTCTGTCTGCACAGAGTCACCTGCTTTACCACCCCAAGAGCTCAAGTGGTCCTTGCAAGCCAG GCCTCCTGACCCACTGCATTTGTGCAGAGAACCCTTGAGTCGTATCCGCCAGTCCTCACCCACCTTGAGAATGATATCAAGGACAGCTCCTGGCCCAGAGGAGAGCCCTTCTCAAAAGACAGACCAGGTCCCCCAGCCCGCCCTGGTGGTGGTACTGGAAGACATTGCCAGTGCCAGACAACCAGCTGAG GGTTTTGCTGAAGATCAGCCCAACCTCATTGTCCCAGCACAAAG CACCTTCAGAAGCCTTAATGCCCAGGAGAAGCACTGGCATAGAAGGGACCTGGACTTGGAAGCACCCTCAACTCTTACTTTGTCCCTTCACTCCAGAGCTGAGCCTATGACAAAAGTTGGTCAGCCAATGCCTACACCCAGTGACCTAGAACCCCCATGCCAACTGTCCACTCTACCTGCAGATCCTCCAGAGAGCCCAGTACCAG CAGATCCTGCTCTGGAGACCCCACTGACCCCAACATCGTCCAGCCTTTTACGCCCCCGTCTCAGTCCCTGGGGCTTGGCCCCTCTCTTCCGTTCCGTCCGATCAAAGCTTGAGAGCTTTGCTGATATCTTCCTCACACCTAACAAGGCACCACAGCCTCCACCCCCTTCACCTCCCATGAAATTGGAGTTGAAGATTGCCATCTCGGAGGCTGAGCAGTCCAAAGCTATTGAGAAAATTACATCTGTCAGCCCCCGGCCTCCTATCCGCCACTGGCGGActcagttcaattccccagcACCTGTCCCTAAGTTATCTCTGGGACGAAGCTACTCCTGCCCTGATCTAGGGCCCCCTGACACAGGTAGCTGGCCTCCTGCTCCATCCCAGCCAAGCCAGTCCAGGCCCCGGAGACATACTGTGGGTTGTGGGGAGATGGCCAGGACCCCACCACCACCTCGGCCCTGTCTCCGGAAAGAGGTCTTCCCTCTTGGAGGAGTCGGAGTCTCGCCTTCTCTCACTACATCTTGCTCAACCAATGCCTCTACTTCCTTCTTCTGTGAGCCAGCAGAACCCAG ATTGGGTTCTGTGAAGGGGAAGGAGTTAAGAGCCTCACAAGACAAGGTGTTTTCTGATACCGAGACCAAG ACCATGGGGAAGGTTTCTAGATTCAGAATACGGAGGACACCTGTCCGTCTCCAACCGAACCTTACACCAATGGGGCTGCCTCGACCAATCAG GTTGAATAAAAAGGAGTTCACTTTggaagaaatttataccaataaGAATTACCAATCACCCACAGCCAGAAG GACCTTTGAGACCATCTTTGAGGAACCACGGGAGCGCAATGGAACTCTGATTTTTACCAGCTCTAGGAAGCTCCGAAGGGCAGTAGAATTTCGGGACAGTAGCCTTCCTCGATCCCGGCGACCATCACGAGGGGTCCGAACTGCAGCAAGCAGAACCCTTACTCCCAACCTAGCACCCACCCAGGATGTGGGATGCCTACTGCAAGAACGGCTTAAAGAGCTAGATGCCTTGCTTATGGAGGAGGAAATAGACAGGGAACAACACCCTTGTCACCTCTAG
- the Prr14 gene encoding proline-rich protein 14 isoform X2 produces the protein MDLPGNSSPSPQPSLCRQPLARALWETRSPKRPRLQPLGTPSSLEKASRRVLAVVLEDVMATNRAPLTYKEDISSPRNHNHHQDSVCTESPALPPQELKWSLQARPPDPLHLCREPLSRIRQSSPTLRMISRTAPGPEESPSQKTDQVPQPALVVVLEDIASARQPAEGFAEDQPNLIVPAQSTFRSLNAQEKHWHRRDLDLEAPSTLTLSLHSRAEPMTKVGQPMPTPSDLEPPCQLSTLPADPPESPVPDPALETPLTPTSSSLLRPRLSPWGLAPLFRSVRSKLESFADIFLTPNKAPQPPPPSPPMKLELKIAISEAEQSKAIEKITSVSPRPPIRHWRTQFNSPAPVPKLSLGRSYSCPDLGPPDTGSWPPAPSQPSQSRPRRHTVGCGEMARTPPPPRPCLRKEVFPLGGVGVSPSLTTSCSTNASTSFFCEPAEPRLGSVKGKELRASQDKVFSDTETKTMGKVSRFRIRRTPVRLQPNLTPMGLPRPIRLNKKEFTLEEIYTNKNYQSPTARRTFETIFEEPRERNGTLIFTSSRKLRRAVEFRDSSLPRSRRPSRGVRTAASRTLTPNLAPTQDVGCLLQERLKELDALLMEEEIDREQHPCHL, from the exons ATGGACTTGCCTGGGAACTCCAG CCCTTCTCCACAGCCAAGCCTGTGCCGTCAGCCTCTAGCTCGAGCATTATGGGAAACCAGGAGCCCGAAAAGACCGAGGCTGCAGCCTTTGGGGACCCCTTCATCCCTGGAAAAGGCCTCTCGGAGGGTCCTGGCCGTGGTGCTGGAAGATGTCATGGCTACAAACAGG GCCCCCCTGACATACAAAGAGGACATTTCCAGCCCACGGAACCACAACCATCACCAGGATTCTGTCTGCACAGAGTCACCTGCTTTACCACCCCAAGAGCTCAAGTGGTCCTTGCAAGCCAG GCCTCCTGACCCACTGCATTTGTGCAGAGAACCCTTGAGTCGTATCCGCCAGTCCTCACCCACCTTGAGAATGATATCAAGGACAGCTCCTGGCCCAGAGGAGAGCCCTTCTCAAAAGACAGACCAGGTCCCCCAGCCCGCCCTGGTGGTGGTACTGGAAGACATTGCCAGTGCCAGACAACCAGCTGAG GGTTTTGCTGAAGATCAGCCCAACCTCATTGTCCCAGCACAAAG CACCTTCAGAAGCCTTAATGCCCAGGAGAAGCACTGGCATAGAAGGGACCTGGACTTGGAAGCACCCTCAACTCTTACTTTGTCCCTTCACTCCAGAGCTGAGCCTATGACAAAAGTTGGTCAGCCAATGCCTACACCCAGTGACCTAGAACCCCCATGCCAACTGTCCACTCTACCTGCAGATCCTCCAGAGAGCCCAGTACCAG ATCCTGCTCTGGAGACCCCACTGACCCCAACATCGTCCAGCCTTTTACGCCCCCGTCTCAGTCCCTGGGGCTTGGCCCCTCTCTTCCGTTCCGTCCGATCAAAGCTTGAGAGCTTTGCTGATATCTTCCTCACACCTAACAAGGCACCACAGCCTCCACCCCCTTCACCTCCCATGAAATTGGAGTTGAAGATTGCCATCTCGGAGGCTGAGCAGTCCAAAGCTATTGAGAAAATTACATCTGTCAGCCCCCGGCCTCCTATCCGCCACTGGCGGActcagttcaattccccagcACCTGTCCCTAAGTTATCTCTGGGACGAAGCTACTCCTGCCCTGATCTAGGGCCCCCTGACACAGGTAGCTGGCCTCCTGCTCCATCCCAGCCAAGCCAGTCCAGGCCCCGGAGACATACTGTGGGTTGTGGGGAGATGGCCAGGACCCCACCACCACCTCGGCCCTGTCTCCGGAAAGAGGTCTTCCCTCTTGGAGGAGTCGGAGTCTCGCCTTCTCTCACTACATCTTGCTCAACCAATGCCTCTACTTCCTTCTTCTGTGAGCCAGCAGAACCCAG ATTGGGTTCTGTGAAGGGGAAGGAGTTAAGAGCCTCACAAGACAAGGTGTTTTCTGATACCGAGACCAAG ACCATGGGGAAGGTTTCTAGATTCAGAATACGGAGGACACCTGTCCGTCTCCAACCGAACCTTACACCAATGGGGCTGCCTCGACCAATCAG GTTGAATAAAAAGGAGTTCACTTTggaagaaatttataccaataaGAATTACCAATCACCCACAGCCAGAAG GACCTTTGAGACCATCTTTGAGGAACCACGGGAGCGCAATGGAACTCTGATTTTTACCAGCTCTAGGAAGCTCCGAAGGGCAGTAGAATTTCGGGACAGTAGCCTTCCTCGATCCCGGCGACCATCACGAGGGGTCCGAACTGCAGCAAGCAGAACCCTTACTCCCAACCTAGCACCCACCCAGGATGTGGGATGCCTACTGCAAGAACGGCTTAAAGAGCTAGATGCCTTGCTTATGGAGGAGGAAATAGACAGGGAACAACACCCTTGTCACCTCTAG
- the Prr14 gene encoding proline-rich protein 14 isoform X4: MDLPGNSSPSPQPSLCRQPLARALWETRSPKRPRLQPLGTPSSLEKASRRVLAVVLEDVMATNRAPLTYKEDISSPRNHNHHQDSVCTESPALPPQELKWSLQARPPDPLHLCREPLSRIRQSSPTLRMISRTAPGPEESPSQKTDQVPQPALVVVLEDIASARQPAEGFAEDQPNLIVPAQRAEPMTKVGQPMPTPSDLEPPCQLSTLPADPPESPVPDPALETPLTPTSSSLLRPRLSPWGLAPLFRSVRSKLESFADIFLTPNKAPQPPPPSPPMKLELKIAISEAEQSKAIEKITSVSPRPPIRHWRTQFNSPAPVPKLSLGRSYSCPDLGPPDTGSWPPAPSQPSQSRPRRHTVGCGEMARTPPPPRPCLRKEVFPLGGVGVSPSLTTSCSTNASTSFFCEPAEPRLGSVKGKELRASQDKVFSDTETKTMGKVSRFRIRRTPVRLQPNLTPMGLPRPIRLNKKEFTLEEIYTNKNYQSPTARRTFETIFEEPRERNGTLIFTSSRKLRRAVEFRDSSLPRSRRPSRGVRTAASRTLTPNLAPTQDVGCLLQERLKELDALLMEEEIDREQHPCHL; encoded by the exons ATGGACTTGCCTGGGAACTCCAG CCCTTCTCCACAGCCAAGCCTGTGCCGTCAGCCTCTAGCTCGAGCATTATGGGAAACCAGGAGCCCGAAAAGACCGAGGCTGCAGCCTTTGGGGACCCCTTCATCCCTGGAAAAGGCCTCTCGGAGGGTCCTGGCCGTGGTGCTGGAAGATGTCATGGCTACAAACAGG GCCCCCCTGACATACAAAGAGGACATTTCCAGCCCACGGAACCACAACCATCACCAGGATTCTGTCTGCACAGAGTCACCTGCTTTACCACCCCAAGAGCTCAAGTGGTCCTTGCAAGCCAG GCCTCCTGACCCACTGCATTTGTGCAGAGAACCCTTGAGTCGTATCCGCCAGTCCTCACCCACCTTGAGAATGATATCAAGGACAGCTCCTGGCCCAGAGGAGAGCCCTTCTCAAAAGACAGACCAGGTCCCCCAGCCCGCCCTGGTGGTGGTACTGGAAGACATTGCCAGTGCCAGACAACCAGCTGAG GGTTTTGCTGAAGATCAGCCCAACCTCATTGTCCCAGCACAAAG AGCTGAGCCTATGACAAAAGTTGGTCAGCCAATGCCTACACCCAGTGACCTAGAACCCCCATGCCAACTGTCCACTCTACCTGCAGATCCTCCAGAGAGCCCAGTACCAG ATCCTGCTCTGGAGACCCCACTGACCCCAACATCGTCCAGCCTTTTACGCCCCCGTCTCAGTCCCTGGGGCTTGGCCCCTCTCTTCCGTTCCGTCCGATCAAAGCTTGAGAGCTTTGCTGATATCTTCCTCACACCTAACAAGGCACCACAGCCTCCACCCCCTTCACCTCCCATGAAATTGGAGTTGAAGATTGCCATCTCGGAGGCTGAGCAGTCCAAAGCTATTGAGAAAATTACATCTGTCAGCCCCCGGCCTCCTATCCGCCACTGGCGGActcagttcaattccccagcACCTGTCCCTAAGTTATCTCTGGGACGAAGCTACTCCTGCCCTGATCTAGGGCCCCCTGACACAGGTAGCTGGCCTCCTGCTCCATCCCAGCCAAGCCAGTCCAGGCCCCGGAGACATACTGTGGGTTGTGGGGAGATGGCCAGGACCCCACCACCACCTCGGCCCTGTCTCCGGAAAGAGGTCTTCCCTCTTGGAGGAGTCGGAGTCTCGCCTTCTCTCACTACATCTTGCTCAACCAATGCCTCTACTTCCTTCTTCTGTGAGCCAGCAGAACCCAG ATTGGGTTCTGTGAAGGGGAAGGAGTTAAGAGCCTCACAAGACAAGGTGTTTTCTGATACCGAGACCAAG ACCATGGGGAAGGTTTCTAGATTCAGAATACGGAGGACACCTGTCCGTCTCCAACCGAACCTTACACCAATGGGGCTGCCTCGACCAATCAG GTTGAATAAAAAGGAGTTCACTTTggaagaaatttataccaataaGAATTACCAATCACCCACAGCCAGAAG GACCTTTGAGACCATCTTTGAGGAACCACGGGAGCGCAATGGAACTCTGATTTTTACCAGCTCTAGGAAGCTCCGAAGGGCAGTAGAATTTCGGGACAGTAGCCTTCCTCGATCCCGGCGACCATCACGAGGGGTCCGAACTGCAGCAAGCAGAACCCTTACTCCCAACCTAGCACCCACCCAGGATGTGGGATGCCTACTGCAAGAACGGCTTAAAGAGCTAGATGCCTTGCTTATGGAGGAGGAAATAGACAGGGAACAACACCCTTGTCACCTCTAG
- the Prr14 gene encoding proline-rich protein 14 isoform X3: MDLPGNSSPSPQPSLCRQPLARALWETRSPKRPRLQPLGTPSSLEKASRRVLAVVLEDVMATNRAPLTYKEDISSPRNHNHHQDSVCTESPALPPQELKWSLQARPPDPLHLCREPLSRIRQSSPTLRMISRTAPGPEESPSQKTDQVPQPALVVVLEDIASARQPAEGFAEDQPNLIVPAQRAEPMTKVGQPMPTPSDLEPPCQLSTLPADPPESPVPADPALETPLTPTSSSLLRPRLSPWGLAPLFRSVRSKLESFADIFLTPNKAPQPPPPSPPMKLELKIAISEAEQSKAIEKITSVSPRPPIRHWRTQFNSPAPVPKLSLGRSYSCPDLGPPDTGSWPPAPSQPSQSRPRRHTVGCGEMARTPPPPRPCLRKEVFPLGGVGVSPSLTTSCSTNASTSFFCEPAEPRLGSVKGKELRASQDKVFSDTETKTMGKVSRFRIRRTPVRLQPNLTPMGLPRPIRLNKKEFTLEEIYTNKNYQSPTARRTFETIFEEPRERNGTLIFTSSRKLRRAVEFRDSSLPRSRRPSRGVRTAASRTLTPNLAPTQDVGCLLQERLKELDALLMEEEIDREQHPCHL; encoded by the exons ATGGACTTGCCTGGGAACTCCAG CCCTTCTCCACAGCCAAGCCTGTGCCGTCAGCCTCTAGCTCGAGCATTATGGGAAACCAGGAGCCCGAAAAGACCGAGGCTGCAGCCTTTGGGGACCCCTTCATCCCTGGAAAAGGCCTCTCGGAGGGTCCTGGCCGTGGTGCTGGAAGATGTCATGGCTACAAACAGG GCCCCCCTGACATACAAAGAGGACATTTCCAGCCCACGGAACCACAACCATCACCAGGATTCTGTCTGCACAGAGTCACCTGCTTTACCACCCCAAGAGCTCAAGTGGTCCTTGCAAGCCAG GCCTCCTGACCCACTGCATTTGTGCAGAGAACCCTTGAGTCGTATCCGCCAGTCCTCACCCACCTTGAGAATGATATCAAGGACAGCTCCTGGCCCAGAGGAGAGCCCTTCTCAAAAGACAGACCAGGTCCCCCAGCCCGCCCTGGTGGTGGTACTGGAAGACATTGCCAGTGCCAGACAACCAGCTGAG GGTTTTGCTGAAGATCAGCCCAACCTCATTGTCCCAGCACAAAG AGCTGAGCCTATGACAAAAGTTGGTCAGCCAATGCCTACACCCAGTGACCTAGAACCCCCATGCCAACTGTCCACTCTACCTGCAGATCCTCCAGAGAGCCCAGTACCAG CAGATCCTGCTCTGGAGACCCCACTGACCCCAACATCGTCCAGCCTTTTACGCCCCCGTCTCAGTCCCTGGGGCTTGGCCCCTCTCTTCCGTTCCGTCCGATCAAAGCTTGAGAGCTTTGCTGATATCTTCCTCACACCTAACAAGGCACCACAGCCTCCACCCCCTTCACCTCCCATGAAATTGGAGTTGAAGATTGCCATCTCGGAGGCTGAGCAGTCCAAAGCTATTGAGAAAATTACATCTGTCAGCCCCCGGCCTCCTATCCGCCACTGGCGGActcagttcaattccccagcACCTGTCCCTAAGTTATCTCTGGGACGAAGCTACTCCTGCCCTGATCTAGGGCCCCCTGACACAGGTAGCTGGCCTCCTGCTCCATCCCAGCCAAGCCAGTCCAGGCCCCGGAGACATACTGTGGGTTGTGGGGAGATGGCCAGGACCCCACCACCACCTCGGCCCTGTCTCCGGAAAGAGGTCTTCCCTCTTGGAGGAGTCGGAGTCTCGCCTTCTCTCACTACATCTTGCTCAACCAATGCCTCTACTTCCTTCTTCTGTGAGCCAGCAGAACCCAG ATTGGGTTCTGTGAAGGGGAAGGAGTTAAGAGCCTCACAAGACAAGGTGTTTTCTGATACCGAGACCAAG ACCATGGGGAAGGTTTCTAGATTCAGAATACGGAGGACACCTGTCCGTCTCCAACCGAACCTTACACCAATGGGGCTGCCTCGACCAATCAG GTTGAATAAAAAGGAGTTCACTTTggaagaaatttataccaataaGAATTACCAATCACCCACAGCCAGAAG GACCTTTGAGACCATCTTTGAGGAACCACGGGAGCGCAATGGAACTCTGATTTTTACCAGCTCTAGGAAGCTCCGAAGGGCAGTAGAATTTCGGGACAGTAGCCTTCCTCGATCCCGGCGACCATCACGAGGGGTCCGAACTGCAGCAAGCAGAACCCTTACTCCCAACCTAGCACCCACCCAGGATGTGGGATGCCTACTGCAAGAACGGCTTAAAGAGCTAGATGCCTTGCTTATGGAGGAGGAAATAGACAGGGAACAACACCCTTGTCACCTCTAG